The stretch of DNA TCGCCGTCGTCGATCCGCGCGCTGGGCGACAAGAACAAGGCGCGGGAGGCGGCGGTGGCGGCGGATGTGCCGGTGCTGCCCGGCGGCCCCTTGCCCGGATCGCTTGAAGAAGCCGCCGCGGTCGCCGACGATGTCGGCTATCCGTTGATGCTGAAGGCCGCCGCCGGCGGGGGCGGCCGCGGCATGCGGGCCGTACGTGACCGCGACGACCTCGAAGCGGCGCTCGAGGCGGCGGCGAGCGAGGCCCGCGCCGCATTCGGCAGCGGCGAGCTGATCGTCGAGCGGTTGGTCGGGAAGCCGCGCCACATCGAAGTCCAGGTCTTCGGGGACTCGTTCGGCCGCACGGTCGGGCTCGGCGAGCGGGACTGCTCGATTCAGCGCCGGCACCAGAAACTGGTGGAGGAAGCTCCCGCGCCCGCGATCAGCGGGGATCTCCGTCGATCGCTCGGCGAGGCGGCGCTGCGGCTGGCGAAGCGGGTCGGCTACGCGAACGCGGGCACGGTCGAGTTTCTGGTCGAGGGCGACCGGTTCTACTTCCTGGAGATGAACACCCGGATCCAGGTCGAACATCCGGTGACCGAGTCGGTGACCGGCGTCGACCTGGTCAAACTGCAGATCCTGGCCGCCGCGGGCGAGCCGCTGGGGCTGCCCGACAGCACCTCGATCAGCGGTCACGCGATCGAATGCAGGATCAACGCGGAGGATCCGGAAACCTACGCACCCTCGCCGGGCACGCTCAGCGGCTACCGGCCCCCCTCGGGACCGGGCATCCGCGTCGACAGCCACGGTTTCGAGGGCGCCTCGATGCCGCCGCACTACGATTCGCTGGTGGCCAAGGTGATCGCCCACGGGGCCGACCGCACCGAAGCGATCTCCAGGATGGCCCGGGCGCTCAGGGAGTTCGAGGTGGACGGCATCCGCACCACGCTGCCGCTCATGCGGAGGATCGTGGAATCACGGCCGTTCGCCGAGGCCGAGCTGGACACCGGGTTTCTCGATCGGCTGGAGCGGCAGGGAGAGGGATGAGCGCTCCTGGGCCGACGCTGCGGCCGCCTGCGAACCGCCTCTACGCGATCGTCGATACGGGATTCTTCGGCTCCGAATCCGAGGCCGTGGTCGGTACGGTCAAGACGCTGCTCGACTGCGGCGCGCGCTGGATCCAGTTTCGCGCAAAGGGGGTGCCGGACCTGGTGATGTGGCGGCTCGCCGAGGCGGTAGGGCCCTTGTTCGAGGAGGAAACGGGCGCGGGCGGCGAAGCGGACGCACCGCTGCTCTGGATCAACGACAACGCGGCGGTGGCAGCCGGGCTGGCGGCGAGCGGCTCGCGCGTCGGTCTCCGCGTGGGTCTTCACCTGGGCCAGGACGACCTGCCCCCCGTGGCGGCGCGGCTGTCGGTTCCTCCCACCTGTCCGATCGGCCGCTCGACCCACGGCCGCGAGCAGGCCGCGGAAGCGGACCGCGACCCGGCCGTCGACGTGCTGGCGATCGGCCCGGCGTTCGGAACGACGACCAAGGACCGGCCGGACCCGGTCGTCGGGCTCGCCGGTGTAACCGCCGCGCGCGCGGTCACCTCGAAGCCCCTGATCGCGATCGGCGGCATCGACGCCGAGCGCGCTCCGCGCGTCATCGAGGCCGGCGCCGACGCGGTGGCGGTCATCTCGGCTCTCGACCCGACGGACCTGGTGGTCTCCTGCCGCCGGCTGCTGCGATCGCTCGCTTGAGGATTCGTGGAGCGGTCTTCAGCCGTCTTGGGATCGAGAGCGCTCGCTCCTGAGCGCCCGGATCAGGAACAACGTGAAGCCGCCCCAGACGAAGCCGCAGATCAGGATGAGTACGAGGATCGCTAACGGGGACATGGACTTGAGTAGCTCCGTCGGGGACTATACGCCACGGCCTTCCGTCGCTCGCGGCCCCTTCGCGTGTACCCTCCGAGCCATGCGCGTCTTCCTCGTCGGCTTCATGGCGGCCGGCAAGAGTCGGATCGGACGGCGGCTGGCCCGGTCTCTGGACTGGACGTTTCTGGACCTCGACTC from Acidobacteriota bacterium encodes:
- a CDS encoding acetyl-CoA carboxylase biotin carboxylase subunit, with product MLGVERPVAARAGGTARPFGRILIANRGEIAVRIIRACRDLDIPTVAVFSTVDRDALHVRLADEAVCVGPPSPAGSYLHQRNLLSAANITGAEAIHPGYGFLAENAHFAATVKQCGLTWIGPSPSSIRALGDKNKAREAAVAADVPVLPGGPLPGSLEEAAAVADDVGYPLMLKAAAGGGGRGMRAVRDRDDLEAALEAAASEARAAFGSGELIVERLVGKPRHIEVQVFGDSFGRTVGLGERDCSIQRRHQKLVEEAPAPAISGDLRRSLGEAALRLAKRVGYANAGTVEFLVEGDRFYFLEMNTRIQVEHPVTESVTGVDLVKLQILAAAGEPLGLPDSTSISGHAIECRINAEDPETYAPSPGTLSGYRPPSGPGIRVDSHGFEGASMPPHYDSLVAKVIAHGADRTEAISRMARALREFEVDGIRTTLPLMRRIVESRPFAEAELDTGFLDRLERQGEG
- a CDS encoding thiamine phosphate synthase yields the protein MSAPGPTLRPPANRLYAIVDTGFFGSESEAVVGTVKTLLDCGARWIQFRAKGVPDLVMWRLAEAVGPLFEEETGAGGEADAPLLWINDNAAVAAGLAASGSRVGLRVGLHLGQDDLPPVAARLSVPPTCPIGRSTHGREQAAEADRDPAVDVLAIGPAFGTTTKDRPDPVVGLAGVTAARAVTSKPLIAIGGIDAERAPRVIEAGADAVAVISALDPTDLVVSCRRLLRSLA
- a CDS encoding MetS family NSS transporter small subunit, with translation MSPLAILVLILICGFVWGGFTLFLIRALRSERSRSQDG